The following coding sequences lie in one Caloenas nicobarica isolate bCalNic1 chromosome 13, bCalNic1.hap1, whole genome shotgun sequence genomic window:
- the LOC135993994 gene encoding thymosin beta-12-like, whose amino-acid sequence MAEITALADEAMGVFFLSLSGPIMSDKPDFAEIETFDKTKLKKTETREKNPLPTKETIEQEKQSESTA is encoded by the exons aTGGCTGAAATCACAGCACTAGCTGATGAAGCCATGggtgtgtttttcctttctttgtcaGGACCCATCATGTCCGACAAACCAGATTTTGCAGAAATTGAAACATTTGACAAAACCAAGCTGAAGAAGACAGaaaccagagagaaaaatcCATTGCCCACTAAAGAAA CTATcgaacaggaaaagcaaagtgaaaGTACAGCCTGA
- the WNT8A gene encoding protein Wnt-8a, producing the protein MKRSTFLILSITGVYGAILHAAAWSVNNFLMTGPKAYLTYSSSVAAGAHSGMEECKFQFGWERWNCPESALQLSTHNRLRSATRETSFVHAISSAGVMYTLTRNCSMGDFESCGCDDSRNGRVGGRGWVWGGCSDNVEFGERISKLFVDALETGHDTRALINLHNNEVGRLAVKATMKRACKCHGVSGSCSIQTCWLQLAEFREIGNYLKIKYDQAHKLEMDKRRMRAGNSADSRGATAETFHHVHPSELVFLEDSPDYCTRNASLGHHGTEGRECLQTGKNLSQWEKRSCRRLCTECGLRVEERRTEVVASCNCKFHWCCTVRCEQCRQLVAKHFCARRDTAAAAPNHIRRRNKGHKR; encoded by the exons ATGAAGAGAAGCACCTTCCTCATCCTCTCCATCACGGGAGTCTACGGCGCCATTCTCCACGCAGCAGCATG gtCTGTGAATAACTTTCTGATGACAGGACCTAAG GCTTACCTGACGTACTCCAGCAGCGTGGCGGCCGGGGCGCACAGCGGGATGGAGGAGTGCAAGTTCCAGTTCGGGTGGGAGCGCTGGAACTGCCCCGAGAGCGCTCTGCAGCTCTCCACCCACAACCGGCTCCGCAGCG ctACCCGGGAAACATCCTTTGTACATGCCATCAGCTCTGCCGGCGTCATGTACACCCTCACCAGGAACTGCAGCATGGGAGACTTCGAGAGCTGCGGCTGCGACGACTCCAGGAACGGCCGTGTCG GTGGCCGAGGCTGGGTCTGGGGAGGATGCAGCGACAACGTGGAGTTTGGGGAGAGAATTTCCAAGCTCTTTGTGGATGCTTTGGAAACAGGACATGATACCCGTGCGCTGATTAACCTGCACAACAATGAAGTTGGGAGACTT GCCGTGAAAGCCACGATGAAGCGAGCCTGCAAGTGCCACGGGGTGTCgggcagctgcagcatccagaCCTGCTGGCTCCAGCTCGCCGAATTTCGCGAGATCGGGAACTACCTGAAGATAAAATACGACCAAGCCCACAAGCTGGAGATGGACAAGAGGCGGATGAGAGCCGGCAACAGCGCCGACAGCCGCGGCGCCACGGCAGAGACCTTCCACCACGTCCACCCCAGCGAACTCGTCTTCCTGGAGGACTCTCCCGACTACTGCACGAGGAATGCCAGCCTGGGCCACCACGGCACCGAGGGACGCGAGTGCCTGCAGACCGGCAAGAACCTCTCGCAGTGGGAGAAGAGGAGCTGCCGGCGGCTTTGCACCGAGTGCGGTCTCCgggtggaggagaggaggacGGAGGTGGTGGCCAGCTGCAACTGCAAGTTCCACTGGTGCTGCACGGTGCGATGCGAGCAGTGCCGGCAGCTGGTGGCCAAGCACTTCTGCGCCCGCCGCGacaccgccgccgccgcccccaaCCACATCAGGCGGAGGAACAAGGGACATAAGAGATAG